Proteins from a single region of Thunnus albacares chromosome 16, fThuAlb1.1, whole genome shotgun sequence:
- the mycn gene encoding N-myc protein, whose protein sequence is MPAITSKNSDLEFDSLQPCFYPDEDDFYFCGPDSAPPGEDIWKKFELLPTPPLSPSRAALPGEPATASPEADPLGFGLGDPLDWASELLLLPEDDIWGASDDGDLFGSALDTNPNSIIIQDCMWSGFSAREKLERVVTEKLGKAISTATGGGRNMCVKAPEVVSRSSVSECVDPAVVFPFPVNKKNGSRDSSVTVNTSTTHGSAPSDSEEEDDDEEEEEEEEEEEEEEDEEEDEEEEEEIDVVTVEKRRSTNKASPMATGTVTISVHPKSQDQRGLASGSGVVSRFVSRAPQELILKRSSVHQQQHNYAAPSPYASDDDPTPPPKKQKTSDAPRPPTRTISSSSSSSSTSCSSISSTSGARSKRSASGDSSPRGSSDSEDSERRRNHNILERQRRNDLRSSFLMLRDHVPELAHNEKAAKVLILKKATEYVSSLETEEMRLQQEKDRLQARRQQLMRRLEQARTR, encoded by the exons ATGCCGGCGATCACAAGTAAAAACTCCGATTTGGAGTTTGACTCCTTACAACCGTGTTTCTACCCGGATGAGGACGACTTCTACTTCTGTGGTCCCGACTCTGCGCCACCGGGGGAGGACATCTGGAAGAAATTCGAGTTGTTGCCCACTCCGCCCCTCTCCCCGAGCCGAGCCGCGCTACCGGGGGAGCCGGCGACTGCCTCCCCGGAAGCAGACCCTCTAGGCTTCGGCTTAGGGGATCCACTGGACTGGGCTTCCGAGCTGCTGCTCCTGCCTGAGGACGATATCTGGGGGGCATCTGACGATGGGGACCTGTTCGGCTCCGCTTTGGATACTAACCCCAACAGCATCATTATCCAGGACTGTATGTGGAGTGGGTTCTCCGCCAGGGAAAAGCTGGAGCGGGTGGTCACGGAGAAACTCGGCAAAGCTATTTCCACTGCCACAGGAGGCGGCAGGAACATGTGCGTCAAGGCGCCGGAGGTGGTGAGCCGCAGCTCGGTGTCAGAGTGTGTGGACCCAGCGGTAGTGTTCCCCTTCCCTGTCAACAAGAAGAACGGCAGCAGGGACTCATCCGTGACCGTTAACACATCCACAACCCACGGAAGCGCTCCCAGTGACTCCG AAGAGGAAGACGacgatgaagaagaagaagaggaagaagaagaagaagaagaagaagaggatgaggaggaggatgaggaagaggaggaagagattgATGTGGTTACAGTAGAGAAAAGGCGCTCCACAAACAAAGCATCACCCATGGCGACGGGCACCGTCACCATCTCTGTGCATCCCAAGAGTCAAGACCAGAGGGGCCTGGCTTCAGGGTCGGGTGTTGTGAGTCGATTCGTCAGTCGAGCCCCTCAGGAGCTGATCCTGAAGAGGAGCTCAGTCCACCAGCAGCAACACAACTACGCAGCCCCCTCACCATATGCTTCAGACGACGACCCTACCCCGCCTCCGAAGAAGCAAAAGACATCAGACGCTCCACGACCTCCCACCAGAACcatctcttcatcctcctcatcttcctccacATCCTGCAGCTCAATCTCCAGCACATCAGGGGCACGCAGCAAGCGCAGCGCCAGCGGAGACAGCAGCCCACGCGGCAGCTCTGACTCAGAGGACAGTGAGCGCCGGCGCAACCACAACATCTTAGAGCGCCAGCGCCGCAACGACCTGCGCTCCAGCTTCCTGATGCTGCGCGACCACGTGCCAGAGCTGGCGCACAACGAAAAGGCAGCAAAAGTGCTGATCCTGAAGAAGGCCACCGAGTATGTGAGCTCGCtggagacagaggagatgaGGCTCCAGCAGGAGAAGGACAGGCTCCAGGCCCGCAGGCAACAGCTGATGCGCAGGCTGGAGCAAGCAAGGACTCGCTAA